From Actinoplanes oblitus, a single genomic window includes:
- a CDS encoding GNAT family N-acetyltransferase yields MTASLLDPAAREWKETLQHVAHDMYHVPDYVVLDARLYGGAPAAFHFERGARRLLIPLIVREIPGSELRDALSPYGYPGPVSDAAPSDTLFWRAACAALIETLRQAGIISVFVRMHPLLNAPSPVLGEAGALVRHGETVSMDLTIGVEEMWSQTRSDHRNHINRAKRAGTRVVFDDWGRLAEWVEVYHDNMRRVGAADYYFFTYEHLAALHDAVGDRMHLAVALEGDEVVGGNTFFEYDGIATGYVSSTRRARGRYADELLYDSVRRWCKERGARVFHLGGGKGGANDSLFSYKAGFSPRRHPFHTWRVVADPAAYESLVLDRRPGADPADLSSTFPSYR; encoded by the coding sequence ATGACGGCATCGCTGCTGGACCCGGCGGCCCGGGAGTGGAAGGAGACGTTGCAGCACGTGGCGCACGACATGTATCACGTGCCCGACTACGTCGTCCTGGACGCCCGGCTGTACGGCGGCGCGCCGGCCGCGTTCCACTTCGAGCGGGGCGCGCGGCGGCTGCTGATTCCGCTGATCGTCCGGGAGATACCCGGCTCGGAGCTGCGGGACGCGCTGTCGCCGTACGGATATCCGGGTCCGGTCAGCGATGCCGCGCCCAGCGACACGCTGTTCTGGCGGGCGGCCTGCGCCGCCCTGATCGAGACGCTGCGGCAGGCCGGGATCATCTCGGTGTTCGTCCGGATGCACCCGCTGCTGAACGCGCCGTCGCCGGTGCTCGGCGAGGCCGGCGCGCTGGTCCGGCACGGCGAGACGGTGTCGATGGACCTGACGATCGGCGTCGAGGAGATGTGGAGCCAGACCCGCAGCGACCACCGCAACCACATCAACCGGGCGAAACGCGCCGGCACCCGGGTCGTCTTCGACGACTGGGGCCGGCTCGCCGAGTGGGTCGAGGTCTATCACGACAACATGCGGCGGGTGGGCGCCGCCGATTACTACTTCTTCACGTACGAGCATCTGGCCGCCCTGCACGACGCGGTCGGTGACCGCATGCACCTGGCTGTCGCGCTGGAGGGCGACGAGGTGGTGGGCGGCAACACGTTCTTCGAGTACGACGGGATCGCCACCGGTTACGTCTCGTCCACCCGGCGGGCCCGCGGCCGGTACGCCGACGAGCTGCTCTACGACTCGGTGCGGCGGTGGTGCAAGGAGCGCGGCGCGCGGGTGTTCCACCTGGGCGGTGGCAAGGGTGGTGCCAACGACTCGCTCTTCTCCTACAAGGCCGGGTTCTCGCCGCGCCGGCATCCGTTCCACACCTGGCGGGTGGTGGCCGACCCCGCGGCGTACGAAAGCCTGGTCCTGGACAGACGGCCCGGCGCCGATCCCGCGGACCTGTCCTCCACCTTCCCGTCCTACCGCTAG
- the fdhA gene encoding formaldehyde dehydrogenase, glutathione-independent: MGNRAVVYQGPGRVAIQDIDYPTYEVKDGPGVNKMNVGRRTPHGAILKTVTTNICGSDQHMVRGRTTAPEGLVLGHEITGEVIEVGSDVEYVRVGDIVSVPFNIACGRCRNCKEGKTGVCLNVNPDRPGSAYGYVDMGGWVGGQAEYVMVPYADWNLLRFPDRDQALEKILDLTMLSDIFPTGYHGCVSAGVTTGSTVYIAGAGPVGLAAATSAFLLGAAVVIVGDLNEERLAQARSFGCETVDVSRGEPVDQVQQILGRAAPAIGQPLVDCAVDAVGFEARGHGQDAQVEKPATVLNSLMDLTRAGGAIGVPGLYVTGDPGGVDDAAKVGSLSLRLGLGWAKSHSFVTGQCPVMKYHHGLMMAILHDRVRIAKNVNATPISLDQAPQGYLEFDQGAARKYVIDPHGMVDNR; encoded by the coding sequence ATGGGCAACAGAGCCGTTGTCTACCAGGGTCCCGGGCGCGTTGCGATCCAGGACATCGACTACCCGACGTACGAGGTGAAGGACGGCCCCGGCGTCAACAAGATGAACGTCGGGCGGCGTACTCCGCACGGCGCCATCCTGAAGACGGTCACCACCAACATCTGCGGCAGCGACCAGCACATGGTCCGCGGGCGCACCACCGCGCCGGAGGGCCTGGTGCTGGGCCACGAGATCACCGGTGAGGTGATCGAGGTCGGGTCGGACGTCGAGTACGTGCGGGTCGGCGACATCGTGTCGGTGCCGTTCAACATCGCCTGCGGTCGGTGCCGCAACTGCAAGGAGGGCAAGACCGGGGTCTGCCTCAACGTGAACCCGGACCGGCCCGGCTCGGCGTACGGGTACGTCGACATGGGCGGCTGGGTCGGCGGCCAGGCGGAGTACGTGATGGTCCCGTACGCCGACTGGAACCTGCTCCGTTTCCCCGACCGGGACCAGGCCCTGGAGAAGATCCTCGACCTGACGATGCTCTCCGACATCTTCCCGACCGGCTACCACGGCTGTGTCAGCGCCGGCGTCACCACCGGCTCGACGGTCTACATCGCCGGTGCCGGCCCGGTCGGCCTGGCCGCTGCCACCTCGGCGTTCCTGCTCGGCGCCGCGGTGGTCATCGTCGGCGATCTCAACGAGGAGCGGCTCGCCCAGGCCCGCAGCTTCGGCTGCGAGACGGTGGACGTGTCCCGTGGCGAACCGGTCGACCAGGTGCAGCAGATCCTCGGCCGGGCCGCCCCGGCGATCGGGCAGCCGCTGGTCGACTGCGCCGTCGACGCGGTCGGCTTCGAGGCGCGCGGGCACGGCCAGGACGCCCAGGTGGAGAAGCCGGCAACGGTGCTGAACTCGCTGATGGACCTGACCCGGGCCGGTGGCGCGATAGGCGTCCCGGGCCTGTACGTGACAGGTGACCCGGGCGGCGTCGACGACGCCGCCAAGGTCGGGTCCCTGTCGCTGCGGCTGGGCCTGGGCTGGGCGAAATCGCACTCCTTCGTCACCGGCCAGTGCCCGGTGATGAAGTACCACCACGGGCTGATGATGGCGATCCTGCACGACCGGGTGCGGATCGCGAAGAACGTCAACGCCACCCCGATCTCGCTCGACCAGGCCCCGCAGGGCTACCTCGAGTTCGACCAGGGCGCGGCCCGCAAGTACGTCATCGACCCGCACGGGATGGTCGACAACCGGTGA
- a CDS encoding glycosyltransferase family 4 protein — protein sequence MRIVYVHQYYCNPGMAGGIRSYEQAKRLVARGHTVDVITTDITPGDRELGWKVTHEDGITVHWFRIPYDNHMSYARRLRAFAEFMVLATTRAARLSADLVFATSTPLTVAVPGVLAARLRRVPFVFEVRDLWPEVPIEMGALRNPVTRGLAGALANFAYRNAAEVVALSPGMAAGVTARRPGTPVTVVPNAADLDLFHVDPARVKRFRAEHRWLGDRPLIVYTGALGAVNGVEYLIRAARRMRELDPEIQVLIVGHGKEWESTGRLAAEHDLLDRTVRMWEKVPKAELPVILGAATMSTSMVRPIRGLWDNSANKFFDALAASRPIAINYGGWQADLIAETGAGLVLDPYDADGAGDLMAGRVRDEDWLVKARAAAHQLAVDEFSRDLLFERFEAVLTRARAGARAAGRRAVLSQQS from the coding sequence ATGCGCATCGTCTACGTACACCAGTACTACTGCAATCCGGGGATGGCCGGCGGCATCCGCTCCTACGAGCAGGCGAAACGGCTGGTGGCCCGCGGTCACACGGTGGACGTGATCACCACCGACATCACCCCCGGCGACCGGGAGCTGGGCTGGAAGGTCACCCACGAGGACGGGATCACCGTCCACTGGTTCCGGATCCCCTACGACAACCACATGTCGTACGCCCGCCGGCTGCGCGCCTTCGCCGAGTTCATGGTGCTGGCCACCACGCGCGCCGCCCGTCTGAGCGCGGACCTGGTCTTCGCCACCAGCACCCCGCTCACCGTCGCGGTACCCGGTGTACTCGCCGCTCGGCTGCGCCGGGTGCCGTTCGTCTTCGAGGTCCGTGACCTCTGGCCGGAGGTGCCGATCGAGATGGGCGCGCTGCGCAACCCGGTCACCCGGGGACTGGCCGGCGCGCTGGCGAACTTCGCCTACCGCAACGCGGCGGAGGTGGTCGCCCTCTCCCCCGGGATGGCCGCCGGGGTGACCGCACGACGGCCCGGCACCCCGGTCACCGTGGTGCCGAACGCCGCCGACCTGGATCTCTTCCACGTCGACCCGGCGCGGGTGAAACGGTTCCGGGCGGAGCACCGCTGGCTCGGCGACCGGCCGCTGATCGTCTACACCGGCGCGCTGGGCGCGGTGAACGGGGTGGAGTACCTGATCCGCGCGGCCCGGCGGATGCGCGAGCTGGACCCGGAGATCCAGGTGCTGATCGTCGGGCACGGCAAGGAGTGGGAGAGCACCGGCCGGCTCGCCGCCGAGCACGACCTGCTCGACCGGACCGTCCGGATGTGGGAGAAGGTCCCGAAAGCCGAGCTGCCGGTGATCCTGGGCGCGGCGACCATGTCGACCAGCATGGTCCGCCCGATCCGCGGCCTCTGGGACAACTCGGCGAACAAGTTCTTCGACGCGCTCGCCGCGTCCCGGCCGATCGCCATCAACTACGGCGGCTGGCAGGCCGACCTGATCGCCGAGACCGGCGCCGGGCTGGTCCTCGACCCGTACGACGCGGACGGCGCCGGCGACCTGATGGCCGGCCGGGTCCGGGACGAGGACTGGCTGGTCAAGGCCCGGGCCGCGGCCCACCAGCTGGCCGTCGACGAGTTCTCCCGGGACCTGCTCTTCGAACGCTTCGAGGCGGTGCTCACCCGGGCCCGGGCCGGAGCCCGAGCGGCGGGCCGCCGAGCCGTGCTGTCCCAGCAGTCCTGA
- a CDS encoding lipopolysaccharide biosynthesis protein → MSELRVDQQATARLAARRAHRLTWLAGQLREPYVQLIASQMLTGAVAFAANILMVRSLTPTHRGEVALLLQVTYLATQVLLLGTERSFVATYHNVAAGPAVRAYAKLLIVPILVGLVGSVIYTAVAPHRENPGPVIVAMLFWYTIVEASSLATRSIAIAVGRVRDFLVCRVLESVLLLIMLVGLYAAHTSHPEIWFLAYLVAGAVPTVVYLVTWLRLPPDPDAVPVHQEQGRMVRREGLALFPAAISNMAMLRVDRLVIPALASTAALGLYTSVATMTELLAWPLRAYADSRLGRWRAAHRDGSLRAAPLVLAAAVYTLVVVPVVAGGLYLLIVPVFGHQYAPAKVVVLPLVLAAGLYAISRISLGLLIARGHGALVSAAEITGFVVSFAVYLLLIPRLGILGAAYGSLAGYGACLLFALVASRVVKDENDA, encoded by the coding sequence GTGAGTGAACTGCGGGTGGACCAACAGGCCACGGCGAGGCTCGCAGCCCGCCGGGCGCACCGGCTCACGTGGCTGGCCGGGCAACTCCGGGAACCGTACGTCCAGCTGATCGCCTCGCAGATGCTCACCGGCGCGGTGGCGTTCGCGGCGAACATCCTGATGGTCCGCTCGCTGACCCCTACCCACCGCGGCGAGGTCGCCCTCCTGCTCCAGGTCACCTACCTGGCCACCCAGGTGCTGCTGCTCGGGACCGAGCGCAGCTTCGTGGCCACCTATCACAACGTGGCCGCGGGACCGGCCGTCCGGGCGTACGCCAAGCTGTTGATCGTCCCGATCCTGGTCGGACTGGTCGGCTCGGTGATCTACACGGCGGTCGCGCCGCACCGGGAGAACCCCGGGCCGGTGATCGTCGCGATGCTGTTCTGGTACACCATCGTCGAGGCGTCCTCCCTGGCCACCCGGTCGATTGCGATAGCCGTGGGCCGCGTGCGCGACTTCTTGGTCTGCCGGGTGCTGGAGTCGGTGCTGCTGCTGATCATGCTGGTCGGCCTGTACGCCGCGCACACCTCGCACCCGGAGATCTGGTTCCTCGCCTACCTGGTGGCCGGCGCCGTGCCGACCGTCGTCTACCTGGTGACCTGGCTACGGCTGCCGCCGGACCCGGACGCCGTCCCGGTCCACCAGGAGCAGGGCCGGATGGTCCGCCGGGAGGGCCTGGCGCTGTTCCCGGCGGCCATCTCCAACATGGCGATGCTGCGTGTGGACCGCCTGGTCATCCCGGCGCTCGCCTCGACCGCCGCGCTCGGCCTCTACACCAGCGTGGCCACCATGACCGAGCTGCTGGCCTGGCCGCTGCGCGCCTACGCCGACTCCCGGCTGGGCCGGTGGCGGGCCGCGCACCGGGACGGCAGCCTGCGGGCCGCCCCGCTGGTGCTGGCCGCCGCCGTCTACACGCTGGTCGTCGTCCCGGTCGTGGCCGGTGGGCTGTACCTGCTGATCGTCCCGGTCTTCGGCCACCAGTACGCCCCGGCCAAGGTGGTGGTGCTGCCCCTGGTGCTGGCCGCCGGCCTGTACGCGATCTCCCGGATCAGCCTCGGCCTGCTGATCGCCCGCGGGCACGGCGCGCTGGTGTCGGCCGCCGAGATCACCGGTTTCGTGGTGAGCTTCGCGGTCTACCTGCTGCTCATCCCGCGCCTGGGCATCCTCGGCGCGGCCTACGGCTCGCTCGCCGGGTACGGCGCCTGCCTGCTCTTCGCGCTGGTGGCCAGCCGCGTGGTGAAGGACGAGAACGATGCCTGA
- a CDS encoding GNAT family N-acetyltransferase: protein MAEGALLEPDDTAWAEALVRIRHDIYHLPDYARLDADLVGGTATAFRYDEADHVLLLPLILRPIPETGLHDAVSPYGYPGPVSDVAPVNSGFWARAARALVALLNTHGVVTAFVRLHPLLPAPQVSLQQTGTLVNHGQTVSIDLTGTAEQLWRDTHRTHRKQISRAKRAEVAVVFDDWDTFDTWIDTYHATMHRVGARDFYFFSHEHLHRLRDALGPHLHLATAVRRGEVLGGNLFFEYDGMMHTHLQATRDGEIFYADKLLYHEVRLWGRQRGNRVVHLGGGVGGADDSLFQYKAAFGGGRQDFHTWRLITDPAAYERLAGAPTAESLGGRFPPYR from the coding sequence ATGGCCGAAGGTGCGCTCCTGGAACCGGACGACACCGCGTGGGCCGAGGCACTGGTCCGCATCCGGCACGACATCTACCACCTGCCCGACTACGCACGGCTCGACGCCGACCTGGTCGGCGGTACCGCTACCGCGTTCCGCTACGACGAGGCCGACCACGTCCTGCTCCTGCCGCTGATCCTGCGCCCGATCCCGGAGACCGGGCTGCACGACGCCGTCTCGCCGTACGGCTACCCCGGGCCGGTCAGCGACGTGGCGCCGGTCAACAGCGGCTTCTGGGCGCGGGCCGCCCGGGCGCTCGTCGCGCTGCTGAACACGCACGGGGTGGTCACCGCGTTCGTCCGGCTGCATCCGCTGCTGCCCGCCCCGCAGGTGTCGCTCCAGCAGACCGGCACCCTGGTCAACCACGGCCAGACCGTCTCGATCGACCTGACCGGCACCGCCGAGCAGCTCTGGCGGGACACCCATCGCACGCACCGCAAGCAGATCAGCCGGGCGAAGCGCGCCGAGGTGGCGGTGGTCTTCGACGACTGGGACACGTTCGACACCTGGATCGACACGTACCACGCGACGATGCACCGGGTCGGCGCGCGGGACTTCTACTTCTTCAGCCACGAGCACCTGCACCGGCTGCGCGACGCGCTCGGCCCGCACCTGCACCTGGCCACCGCGGTCCGGCGGGGCGAGGTGCTCGGCGGCAACCTGTTCTTCGAGTACGACGGGATGATGCACACCCACCTGCAGGCCACCCGGGACGGCGAGATCTTCTACGCCGACAAGCTGCTCTACCACGAGGTGCGGCTCTGGGGCCGGCAGCGCGGGAACCGGGTGGTGCACCTCGGTGGTGGGGTGGGCGGGGCGGACGACTCGCTGTTCCAGTACAAGGCGGCGTTCGGGGGCGGGCGGCAGGACTTCCACACCTGGCGGCTGATCACGGATCCGGCGGCGTACGAGCGGCTGGCCGGGGCGCCCACCGCGGAGTCGCTGGGCGGGCGGTTTCCGCCGTACCGGTGA
- a CDS encoding intradiol ring-cleavage dioxygenase: MQDNDAYVREVHDKGLRFDLPTMSRRRMLGVAGGVGAAVIGGALTNAGTADAATTGTAGATTGAAGAVAGAAGATSTDDAAACLAEVESETAGPYPADGSNGPDVRKLSGIVRSDIRSSFGTSTTTAPGVPLQFSLTVRNLGCAPVAGAAIYAWHCDRAGRYSLYSSGVTGENYLRGIQVTNSSGVATFTSIYPGCYAGRWPHIHFEVYSSLAAATSGAGPIRKTSQIALPKDVSQTVYASATGYSASVTNLSRISLATDMVFRDDLAAREMATVTGSVAAGYVANLTISVNL; the protein is encoded by the coding sequence GTGCAAGACAACGACGCCTACGTGCGCGAGGTGCATGACAAGGGCCTGCGATTCGACCTGCCGACGATGTCGCGGCGGCGGATGCTCGGTGTCGCCGGCGGGGTCGGCGCCGCGGTGATCGGCGGCGCCCTGACAAACGCCGGCACGGCCGACGCGGCCACCACCGGCACGGCCGGCGCCACCACCGGGGCGGCAGGCGCCGTCGCCGGCGCGGCGGGCGCCACCAGCACGGACGATGCGGCGGCCTGCCTGGCCGAGGTCGAGTCGGAGACCGCGGGCCCCTACCCGGCGGACGGGTCGAACGGGCCGGATGTGCGGAAGCTGTCCGGGATCGTGCGCAGTGACATCCGGTCGAGTTTCGGCACGTCGACGACGACAGCGCCGGGCGTGCCGCTGCAGTTCTCGCTGACCGTGCGGAACCTGGGCTGCGCTCCGGTCGCCGGCGCGGCGATCTACGCCTGGCACTGCGACCGGGCCGGGCGGTACTCGCTGTACTCCTCCGGAGTGACCGGCGAGAACTACCTGCGCGGCATCCAGGTCACCAACTCGTCCGGCGTGGCGACCTTCACCAGCATCTACCCGGGGTGCTACGCGGGACGCTGGCCGCACATCCACTTCGAGGTGTACTCGTCGCTGGCCGCGGCCACCAGCGGGGCCGGGCCGATCCGCAAGACGTCGCAGATCGCGCTGCCCAAGGACGTGTCACAGACGGTGTACGCGAGCGCCACCGGGTACTCGGCGAGCGTCACCAACCTGAGCCGGATCAGCCTGGCCACCGACATGGTGTTCCGGGACGACCTGGCGGCCCGGGAGATGGCGACGGTCACCGGCTCGGTAGCGGCCGGCTACGTGGCGAACCTGACGATCTCGGTCAACCTGTAA
- a CDS encoding FAD-dependent monooxygenase gives MRITCVGGGPAGLYFAVLAKLADPTREITVLERNPAGVTYGWGVVFWDDLLDDLFRYDPVSAARIWEAAYKWNEYEVRVTGKPDSHLGGYGFSMGRHKLLEILGERARELGVTVRYQDELTDPAMLPPADLVVACDGAGSRIRDLHAEHFGASVETGRNKYIWLGTPHVFRTFRFGFERTEAGWIWFHAYPFSDTASTFIVECTPETWTGLGLDRLDSAAGNARLREIFAKHLDGQPLDDSGRGWLNFRRVTAERWDHGNVVLMGDAAHTTHFAIGSGTKLAMQDAMALADAVADFAPEALPAALEQYEHRRKVALAPLQRAALASSQWFERMPEYATLPATRFSYALSNRREDFPAWRYLLHISTQGTVPRTMLRWTLSARRWNRARRRPARRLTAAVP, from the coding sequence ATGCGGATCACCTGCGTCGGCGGCGGCCCCGCCGGTCTGTACTTCGCGGTGCTGGCGAAGCTGGCCGACCCCACCCGCGAGATCACCGTGCTGGAGCGCAACCCGGCCGGCGTCACCTACGGCTGGGGCGTGGTCTTCTGGGACGACCTGCTCGACGACCTGTTCCGCTACGACCCGGTCAGCGCCGCCCGGATCTGGGAGGCCGCCTACAAGTGGAACGAGTACGAGGTCCGGGTCACCGGTAAACCCGACTCCCACCTGGGCGGATACGGCTTCAGCATGGGCCGGCACAAGCTCCTGGAGATCCTCGGCGAGCGGGCCCGCGAGCTCGGTGTGACGGTGCGTTACCAGGATGAGCTGACCGACCCGGCCATGCTGCCGCCGGCCGACCTGGTGGTGGCCTGCGACGGGGCCGGCAGCCGGATCCGCGACCTGCACGCCGAGCACTTCGGGGCGTCCGTGGAGACCGGCCGCAACAAGTACATCTGGCTGGGCACCCCGCACGTGTTCCGCACCTTCCGGTTCGGGTTCGAGCGGACCGAGGCCGGCTGGATCTGGTTCCACGCCTACCCCTTCAGCGACACGGCGAGCACGTTCATCGTGGAGTGCACCCCGGAGACGTGGACCGGGCTGGGCCTGGATCGGCTGGACTCGGCGGCCGGCAACGCCCGGTTGCGGGAGATCTTCGCCAAGCACCTGGACGGCCAGCCGCTCGACGACTCAGGGCGGGGCTGGCTGAACTTCCGGCGGGTGACCGCCGAGCGCTGGGACCACGGCAACGTGGTGCTGATGGGCGACGCCGCGCACACCACGCACTTCGCCATCGGCTCCGGCACCAAGCTGGCGATGCAGGACGCGATGGCCCTGGCGGACGCCGTCGCCGACTTCGCGCCGGAGGCGCTGCCCGCCGCGCTGGAGCAGTACGAGCACCGCCGCAAGGTAGCGCTGGCGCCGCTGCAACGGGCCGCGCTGGCCAGCAGCCAGTGGTTCGAGCGGATGCCGGAGTACGCGACGTTGCCGGCTACCCGGTTCTCGTACGCCCTGTCGAATCGCCGGGAGGACTTCCCGGCGTGGCGGTACCTGCTGCATATTTCGACGCAGGGCACGGTCCCGCGCACGATGCTGCGCTGGACGCTGAGCGCCCGACGGTGGAACCGGGCCCGCCGGCGGCCGGCCCGCCGCCTCACCGCAGCAGTCCCCTGA
- a CDS encoding polysaccharide biosynthesis tyrosine autokinase, with protein sequence MELRAYLRACRRRWLWLLVPVLVATAISAGMTLTAKPAYKSSMLLFVSAGTGDPDANSRRLNSYIALLTGPRVAEGVVAKLGPEVTAAQVRKSLSAQVSEGTDLLAIAAVDPSAARSREIVTTAASVLVTVAKGITPPSPDGGPAPSISILQEAETTRQPNGLARNAGFAAVLGLLIGATAVAIREFSGKTVAEEEDLRRLGLGTVGVISLDGRGRDEHPDQALAEAFRRLRSLLPGVTDGRRSSPRGRSLLLAGTSRKEGTTAVTCGLAIAMAETGARVVLVDANLRTPGVGRYLSLDPAPGLAEVLSGAARVPDVLRESLNGRLTVLPAGAQTPDPGGLLASPRLPATVRTLTERFDVVLVDAPPLNGPADAAVLGKVTDSALLVVRANRTRTADVEKSMELLERIGAKLAGAVLNALPRKLPTGQAWAGATQVPASDLLIPLDEPAEESAPVSGIPAPRPPAGVVRGRARVAQAALDDVARGKAQVIEPTSPAPAAADESDPEPEKRPDGE encoded by the coding sequence GTGGAACTGCGTGCGTACCTCCGGGCCTGCCGGCGCCGATGGCTGTGGCTGCTGGTCCCGGTGCTGGTGGCCACCGCGATCTCGGCGGGCATGACGCTCACCGCGAAACCGGCCTACAAGTCGTCGATGCTGCTGTTCGTCTCGGCCGGCACCGGGGATCCGGACGCGAACTCCCGTCGGCTCAACTCCTACATCGCCCTGCTCACCGGGCCCCGGGTGGCCGAGGGCGTGGTCGCCAAGCTCGGCCCGGAGGTCACCGCCGCGCAGGTCCGCAAGAGCCTGTCCGCCCAGGTCAGCGAGGGTACCGACCTGCTCGCGATAGCCGCCGTCGACCCGAGCGCGGCGCGCAGCCGGGAGATCGTCACGACCGCCGCGTCGGTGCTGGTCACGGTGGCCAAGGGGATCACCCCGCCGAGCCCGGACGGCGGCCCGGCACCGTCCATCTCGATCCTGCAGGAGGCGGAGACCACCAGGCAGCCGAACGGGCTGGCCCGTAACGCCGGCTTCGCCGCGGTGCTCGGCCTGCTGATCGGCGCGACAGCGGTGGCGATCCGGGAGTTCTCCGGCAAGACCGTCGCCGAGGAGGAGGACCTGCGCCGGCTCGGCCTCGGCACGGTCGGCGTGATCTCGCTGGACGGCCGGGGCCGCGACGAGCACCCGGACCAGGCGCTCGCCGAGGCGTTCCGGCGGCTGCGCAGCCTGCTGCCCGGCGTCACCGACGGGCGGCGGAGCAGCCCGCGCGGCCGGTCGCTGCTGCTGGCCGGCACCAGCCGCAAGGAGGGGACCACGGCGGTCACCTGCGGGCTGGCCATCGCGATGGCCGAGACCGGCGCGCGGGTGGTGCTGGTGGACGCCAACCTGCGCACCCCCGGGGTGGGCCGCTACCTCTCCCTCGACCCGGCGCCCGGGCTGGCCGAGGTGCTCTCCGGCGCCGCGCGGGTCCCGGACGTGCTGCGCGAGTCGCTGAACGGGCGGCTCACCGTGCTGCCGGCCGGTGCGCAGACCCCCGATCCGGGCGGGCTGCTCGCCTCGCCGCGCCTGCCGGCCACCGTGCGCACCCTCACCGAGCGCTTCGACGTGGTGCTGGTCGACGCGCCGCCGCTGAACGGGCCGGCCGACGCCGCGGTGCTCGGCAAGGTGACCGACAGCGCGCTGCTGGTGGTCCGGGCGAACCGGACCCGGACGGCGGACGTGGAGAAGTCGATGGAGCTGCTGGAGCGGATCGGCGCCAAGCTGGCCGGCGCGGTCCTCAACGCGCTGCCCCGCAAGCTGCCCACCGGCCAGGCGTGGGCAGGCGCCACCCAGGTGCCAGCGTCCGACCTGCTCATCCCGCTGGACGAGCCGGCCGAGGAGAGCGCGCCGGTCAGCGGCATCCCGGCGCCGCGACCACCGGCCGGCGTGGTCCGTGGCCGGGCCCGCGTCGCGCAGGCCGCCCTGGACGACGTCGCCCGCGGGAAGGCCCAGGTGATAGAACCGACGAGTCCGGCACCGGCGGCGGCGGACGAGTCCGACCCGGAGCCCGAGAAGCGACCCGACGGTGAGTGA
- a CDS encoding O-antigen ligase family protein — MPDRSAAPRVFLAPGLLLVLIAVGGRFTLDRAGFTGLGWVDLRVVGLIVALVLLIVDISRRPRTATGRDETWLVVTLLFFLFQIASALWAPPAARIGAQTLDMILLGALTLAFYHWTLGDPDRAIRYTFLLFYVTAIVFGLAAIFINGPGEQGRYSAFGGGPNVFVRIELLGVISAIALTLIHRRLVPLLATPLLLLAALLSGSRGALMAGAVVGGYALWKIRGRLKPGPVLAAGAFLVVAAIVVWFTAPPAFTSLFQERFVEQTVQEQYMSNRTDIWAAALKLGWEHPIGGAGLDGFYGSIGINQMIEYPHNYVLAVVAEGGLIGLGLLTVAVILWARTVRGGGARPQAVGLAVSAAVFVALSSLFSGDYYDARLAWIFAAMAAAAAVAQARTAPAAAPAREREAVGR; from the coding sequence ATGCCTGACCGGTCCGCCGCCCCCCGGGTCTTCCTCGCTCCCGGCCTGCTGCTCGTGCTGATCGCCGTCGGCGGCCGGTTCACCCTGGACCGGGCCGGGTTCACCGGCCTGGGCTGGGTCGACCTGCGGGTGGTCGGCCTGATCGTCGCGCTGGTCCTGCTGATCGTGGACATCAGCCGCCGGCCGCGGACGGCGACCGGCCGGGACGAGACCTGGCTGGTCGTCACCCTGCTGTTCTTCCTGTTCCAGATCGCCTCGGCGCTGTGGGCGCCGCCGGCCGCCCGGATCGGCGCGCAGACCCTGGACATGATCCTGCTCGGCGCGCTGACGCTGGCGTTCTACCACTGGACGCTGGGCGACCCGGACCGGGCGATCCGGTACACGTTCCTGCTGTTCTACGTCACCGCCATCGTGTTCGGGCTGGCCGCCATCTTCATCAACGGGCCGGGCGAGCAGGGCCGCTACTCCGCCTTCGGCGGCGGCCCGAACGTCTTCGTCCGCATCGAACTGCTCGGCGTGATCAGCGCGATCGCCCTCACCCTGATCCATCGCCGGCTGGTGCCGCTGCTGGCCACGCCGCTGTTGCTGCTGGCCGCGCTGCTCTCCGGCTCGCGGGGCGCCCTGATGGCCGGCGCGGTGGTCGGCGGCTACGCGCTCTGGAAGATCCGCGGCCGGCTCAAGCCCGGCCCGGTGCTCGCGGCCGGCGCGTTCCTGGTGGTCGCCGCGATCGTCGTCTGGTTCACCGCGCCGCCCGCCTTCACCTCGCTGTTCCAGGAGCGATTCGTCGAGCAGACGGTCCAGGAGCAGTACATGTCGAACCGCACCGACATCTGGGCGGCGGCGCTCAAGCTGGGCTGGGAGCACCCGATCGGCGGCGCCGGTCTGGACGGCTTCTACGGGTCGATCGGCATCAATCAGATGATCGAGTACCCGCACAACTACGTGCTCGCCGTCGTCGCCGAGGGCGGGCTGATCGGGCTCGGCCTGCTCACCGTCGCGGTCATACTGTGGGCAAGGACCGTACGCGGTGGCGGTGCCCGCCCGCAGGCGGTGGGGCTCGCCGTGTCGGCGGCCGTGTTCGTGGCCTTGAGCAGCCTGTTCTCCGGTGACTACTACGACGCCCGGCTCGCTTGGATCTTCGCCGCGATGGCCGCCGCGGCCGCTGTCGCGCAGGCCCGGACGGCGCCCGCCGCCGCGCCTGCCCGTGAGCGAGAGGCAGTTGGACGATGA